One stretch of Lemur catta isolate mLemCat1 chromosome 2, mLemCat1.pri, whole genome shotgun sequence DNA includes these proteins:
- the MDC1 gene encoding mediator of DNA damage checkpoint protein 1 isoform X1, whose product MEDTQAINWDVEEEEETEQSSESLGRSLEPVGRLHIFSGAHGPEKDFPLYVGKNVIGRMPDCSVALPFPSISKQHAVIEILAWDKAPILRDCGSLNGTQILRPPKVLCPEVSYRLRDKELILFADLACQYHRLDVPLSFVSRGPLTVEETPRVQGGTQPQRLLLAEDSEEEVDSLSERCVMKESRTTSSPLSTVVPESDEEGPSLAPGGPGPHCAFNLDSDTDEEEGQQPATGKASSAARRGATAEAEQPAADGVATKIQCEKDQPSVKERDNDTKIKRDAGNGVVPVRVILERSQPPGEDRDTDGDDESRPPGRPAAVHLERAQPCGIIDSDTDVEEEGIPATPAVVPMKKRQIFRGVGTRGPGAPGWAHLRESQAGSDTEMEESEAPRAIPLEKSQASMVIDSDTDDEEEVSAALTLARLKESQAVVWNREMDVEEDRAQPMVLLEQNQTASGRDSDTDVEEEGLPVEKRETIPEGHTDKDGAIVIAHSEENQPPPKDSDVGVEADDSSPGIHLERSQASGTVDVNTEGEEDIPPGLAVVHLEKHEVSVEGTYQTDVEAERGPPKLPVVPLEESQPPLDEDCETDVEEGMCLAASAATDVRKSQLLAEGDAGTERAAAVPERERALEVGAQGGSSAAQVEQDLLPISRENLTDLVVDTGTAEEPTQPQRETAQTSTGREREPHVGMTKDSEDNEDHSEDLALQATQCFVERETESLEAVQSMEDEPTQVLITLPPEPGPSRCSFQAPGALDEPWEVLATQPFCLRESEASETQPIATCLEAHGSCLSPPWATPQDQHPESPVHTEPLGIQGRGMQTVDKGMGIPKEIAKRGTPEGGPLERETKKLPPRGERDVMGMEELTREIQDGEQKQLLARDTQRQESDKKGKSTSPEMNRDSLKVEVESSKEMQEKEIEKQTLIRGIFERVDSPVPERECEPAQPEVRGPTVMPGRGTQTGGPEGGNQDQKGQASCPTSEPRVGIGDLQGPASAPVASGRQSSGERGAQVSPKRQQTGQLNCKTPPAEKASGEDQESPDACLPPTVPEASTAPQGPLLSQSQRHLAPQSLLSPFLPSLEPPIPKTRQNGSQEASETPLSSELERFHPKPKVRPQGSSRVTPSPASSTAPEPHPTTPTAQPVTPKPTSRATRGRTNRSSLKTPDPIVSIAPELQPSTSTAPPVTAKPISRATQGRTNRSSLKTPNPVVPKALELQPSTSTDQPVTPKPTSQATRGRRNRSSVKTPDPIVPTTPELQPSTSTAQPVTPKPTSRATRGRTNTSSVKGPEPVVPTTPELQPSTSTAQLVTPKPTSQATRGRRNTSAVKGPKPVVPTVPELQPSTSTAQPVTPKPTSQATRGRRNKSAVKGPKPVVPTVPELQPSTSTAQPVTPKSTSQATRGRRNTSAVKGPKPVVPTAPELQPSTSTAQPVTPKPTSRATRGRTNTSSVKGPEPVVPTAPELQPSSSTAQPVTPKPTSRATRGKTHRSSVKTSKPVEPTTSDLEPPTPTDQPVTPGAVAQGGQSRTLRSSTLSAVPVPTTPEFQSPVTTDQPVSPEPIPQASCSRRQRAAGKHSSLTAPTVHKTCSASPEPKSRSSRNQRQGAVRAAESLTTVPEPAFPQLLEASQMEKVEAADRSGFTPEPQPKASQSRKRPLATMASPPLPKRSQRGEVSRETAFLKEEEEDTAERPGKEEVRRGLGPQSWEKGLRNSHQDLSQFQDVVIPAPGKRKRDQAEEEPKGIPSRSLRRTKPNQESPVPKVLFTGVVDARGERAVLALGGSLASSVAEASHLVTDRIRRTVKFLCALGRGIPILSLDWLHQSHKAGCFLPPDEYVVIDPEQEKNFGFSLRDALSRARERRLLEGYEIHVTPGVQPPPPQMGEIISCCGGTVLPNMPRSYKPQRAVITCPQDFPRCSIPLRVGLPLLSPEFLLTGVLKQEAKPEAFVLSTLEMSST is encoded by the exons ATGGAGGACACACAGGCTATTAACTGGGACgttgaagaagaggaggagacagaacAGTCCAGTGAATCTTTGGGGCGCAGCTTGGAGCCTGTAGGGCGGCTACATATCTTCAGTGGTGCCCATGGACCAGAAAAAG ATTTCCCACTATACGTCGGGAAGAATGTGATAGGCCGAATGCCTGACTGTTCTGTGGCCCTGCCCTTTCCATCCATCTCCAAACAACATGCAGTGATTGAAATCTTGGCCTGGGACAAGGCACCTATCCTCCGAGACTGTGGGAGCCTCAATGGTACTCAAATCCTGAGGCCTCCTAAGGTTCTGTGCCCTGAGGTGAGTTATCGTCTGAGGGACAAGGAATTGATTCTCTTTGCTGACTTGGCCTGCCAGTACCATCGCTTGGATGTGCCCCTGTCCTTTGTCTCTCGGGGTCCTCTAACTGTAGAGGAGACACCCAGGGTACAGGGAGGAACTCAACCCCAGAGGCTTCTGTTGGCTGAGGACTCGGAGGAGGAAGTAG ATTCTCTTTCTGAAAGATGTGTGATGAAAGAATCAAGGACCACATCCTCCCCTTTGTCAACAGTAGTTCCAGAGAG TGATGAAGAGGGGCCTTCCCTTGCCCCAGGTGGCCCTGGGCCACATTGTGCCTTCAACTTGGACAGTGACACAGATGAGGAGGAAGGTCAGCAACCAGCAACAGGGAAGGCCTCCTCCGCTGCCAGAAGAGGTGCCACTGCAGAGGCAGAGCAGCCTGCAGCTGATGGAGTTGCAACCAAAATCCAGTGTGAAAAGGACCAGCCTTCAGTGAAAGAGAGGGACAATGACACAAAAATCAAGAGAGATGCAGGAAATGGGGTGGTTCCAGTTAGGGTGATTCTGGAGAGGAGCCAACCTCCTGgggaggacagggacacagaTGGGGATGATGAGAGCAGGCCTCCTGGAAGGCCAGCTGCGGTCCATTTGGAAAGGGCCCAGCCTTGTGGCATTATCGATAGTGATACTGATGTGGAAGAAGAGGGAATCCCAGCAACCCCAGCAGTAGTTCCTatgaagaaaaggcaaatattCCGTGGAGTTGGTACAAGGGGTCCTGGAGCACCAGGCTGGGCACATCTGCGGGAGAGCCAGGCTGGCAGTGATACAGAGATGGAGGAGAGCGAGGCCCCACGGGCCATCCCTCTGGAGAAAAGCCAGGCCTCCATGGTGATCGACAGCGATACAGATGATGAGGAAGAAGTCTCAGCAGCACTCACTTTGGCACGTCTGAAAGAGAGCCAGGCTGTTGTATGGAACAGAGAGATGGATGTGGAAGAGGACAGGGCCCAACCTATGGTCCTTCTGGAGCAAAACCAAACCGCCAGTGGGAGAGACAGTGACACAGATGTGGAAGAGGAAGGGCTCCCAGTGGAAAAGAGAGAAACCATCCCTGAGGGTCACACAGACAAAGATGGAGCCATTGTTATAGCACATTCAGAAGAGAACCAGCCTCCTCCTAAGGACAGTGATGTAGGTGTAGAAGCAGATGACAGTTCACCTGGGATCCACCTGGAGAGAAGCCAAGCCTCCGGCACGGTAGATGTCAACACAGAAGGGGAGGAGGATATCCCACCAGGGCTAGCTGTTGTACATCTGGAGAAGCATGAGGTGTCTGTGGAGGGGACATATCAAACAGATGTGGAAGCAGAGAGGGGGCCACCAAAGCTGCCTGTGGTGCCTCTAGAGGAAAGCCAGCCTCCTCTGGATGAGGACTGTGAGACAGATGTAGAGGAGGGCATGTGCTTAGCAGCCTCGGCAGCGACAGATGTAAGAAAGAGCCAGCTTCTAGCGGAAGGGGATGCTGGGACAGAGCGGGCTGCAGCTGTTCCTGAGAGGGAGAGAGCTCTTGAGGTGGGGGCCCAGGGTGGGTCATCTGCGGCACAAGTGGAGCAGGACCTTCTCCCTATCTCAAGGGAGAATCTCACAGATCTGGTGGTGGACACAGGCACTGCAGAAGAACCCACCCAGCCACAGAGAGAGACAGCCCAGACCTctacaggaagagagagagaaccacaTGTGGGCATGACCAAGGACTCTGAAGACAACGAAGATC ATTCTGAAGATCTGGCCCTACAAGCTACCCAGTGCTTTgtggagagagagactgagagccTGGAAG CAGTCCAGAGCATGGAGGATGAACCCACCCAGGTCCTGATTACTCTCCCCCCAGAGCCTGGCCCTTCCCGTTGCAGCTTCCAGGCCCCAG GTGCCCTAGATGAGCCATGGGAGGTCCTGGCTACACAGCCATTCTGCCTGAGAGAGTCTGAGGCCTCTGAGACCCAGCCTATTGCCACCTGCCTGGAGGCCCATGGGTCTTGCCTGTCTCCACCTTGGGCAACACCACAAGACCAACATCCAGAGAGCccagttcacacagagccactgGGGATTCAAGGCAGAGGGATGCAGACTGTGGATAAAGGCATGGGTATACCAAAAGAAATAGCCAAGAGAGGGACCCCTGAGGGAGGACCATTGGAGAGGGAAACCAAGAAACTGCCTccaaggggagagagagatgtgaTGGGAATGGAAGAATTAACCAGGGAGATACAGGACGGAGAACAAAAACAGCTGTTAGCCAGAGACACTCAGAGACAAGAGTCTGACAAAAAGGGGAAAAGTACAAGTCCTGAAATGAATAGGGACAGTTTAAAGGTAGAAGTTGAGTCATCCAAGGAAATgcaggagaaagaaatagagaagcaGACCCTTATAAGAGGAATATTTGAGAGAGTGGACAGCCCAGTACCAGAGAGAGAGTGTGAGCCAGCTCAGCCAGAAGTGAGGGGCCCCACAGTGATGCCGGGCAGAGGCACACAAACGGGGGGCCCAGAGGGAGGGAACCAGGACCAGAAAGGGCAGGCCTCCTGCCCAACATCAGAGCCTAGAGTGGGGATAGGGGACCTTCAGGGACCTGCTTCAGCCCCGGTAGCTTCTGGGAGGCAGTCAAGTGGAGAAAGGGGAGCCCAAGTGAGCCCCAAGAGGCAGCAGACAG GCCAACTGAATTGCAAGACGCCACCTGCTGAGAAGGCTTCCGGG GAAGATCAGGAATCCCCAGATGCCTGTCTGCCTCCTACAGTGCCTGAAGCCTCAACCGCACCCCAAGGCCCCCTTCTCTCCCAGAGCCAAAGACATCTTGCACCTCagtcccttctttctcccttcctacCTTCTCTCGAGCCACCCATTCCTAAAACCAGGCAAAATGGGAGTCAGGAAGCTTCAGAGACTCCCTTGTCCTCAGAGCTGGAACGTTTCCACCCCAAGCCTAAAGTCAGACCCCAGGGGTCTTCCAGGGTGACACCCTCTCCAGCTTCCTCTACTGCCCCTGAGCCCCACCCTACCACCCCCACAGCCCAGCCTGTCACCCCCAAGCCCACATCTCGGGCCACTCGGGGCAGGACAAATAGGTCCTCTCTCAAGACCCCTGACCCAATTGTCTCTATAGCTCCTGAGCTCCAGCCTTCTACTTCCACAGCCCCGCCTGTCACCGCAAAACCTATATCTCGGGCCACTCAGGGCAGGACAAATAGGTCTTCTCTCAAGACTCCCAACCCAGTTGTCCCCAAAGCCCTCGAGCTGCAGCCTTCCACCTCCACAGACCAGCCTGTCACCCCCAAGCCCACATCTCAGGCCACTCGTGGCAGGAGAAATAGGTCCTCTGTCAAGACCCCTGACCCAATTGTTCCCACAACCCCTGAGCTCCAGCCTTCTACCTCCACAGCCCAGCCTGTCACCCCCAAGCCCACATCTCGGGCCACTAGGGGCAGAACAAATACATCCTCTGTTAAGGGTCCCGAACCAGTTGTCCCCAcaacccctgagctgcagcctTCTACCTCCACAGCCCAGCTTGTGACTCCCAAGCCCACATCTCAGGCCACTCGTGGCAGGAGAAATACATCCGCTGTTAAGGGTCCCAAACCAGTTGTCCCCACAGTCCCTGAGCTGCAGCCTTCCACTTCCACAGCCCAGCCTGTCACCCCCAAGCCCACATCTCAGGCCACTCGTGGCAGGAGAAATAAATCCGCTGTTAAGGGTCCCAAACCAGTTGTCCCCACAGTCCCTGAGCTGCAGCCTTCCACTTCCACAGCCCAGCCTGTCACCCCCAAGTCCACATCTCAGGCCACTCGTGGCAGGAGAAATACATCCGCTGTTAAGGGTCCCAAACCAGTTGTCCCCACAGCCCCTGAGCTGCAGCCTTCCACTTCCACAGCCCAGCCTGTCACCCCCAAGCCCACATCTCGGGCCACTAGGGGCAGAACAAATACATCCTCTGTTAAGGGTCCCGAACCAGTTGTCCCCACAGCCCCTGAGCTGCAGCCTTCCAGTTCCACAGCCCAGCCTGTCACCCCCAAGCCCACATCTCGGGCCACTAGGGGCAAGACTCATAGGTCCTCTGTCAAGACCTCCAAACCAGTTGAACCCACAACCTCTGATCTTGAGCCTCCCACTCCCACAGACCAACCTGTCACCCCCGGGGCCGTAGCTCAGGGTGGTCAGAGCAGGACACTGAGGTCTTCCACACTAAGTGCTGTGCCAGTTCCTACCACCCCTGAATTCCAGTCTCCTGTCACCACAGACCAGCCTGTTTCCCCTGAGCCGATTCCTCAAGCCAGTTGCAGCAGGAGACAGAGAGCTGCTGGGAAGCACAGTTCCCTCACAGCTCCCACTGTCCATAAGACTTGCTCTGCATCCCCTGAACCTAAATCCCGATCCTCAAGGAACCAAAGACAGGGAGCAGTGAGAGCAGCTGAGTCCCTTACAACCGTTCCTGAGCCTGCCTTTCCCCAGCTGCTTGAGGCATCCCAGATGGAAAAGGTGGAAGCAGCAGATAGATCTGGCTTCACCCCAGAGCCCCAGCCTAAGGCCTCTCAAAGCCGCAAGAGGCCTTTAGCTACCATGGCTTCACCCCCACTTCCAAAACGGTCCCAAAGAGGGGAAGTCTCCCGGGAGACCGCGTTCctcaaggaagaggaagaagatacCGCAGAGAGGCCAGGAAAAGAAGAGGTGAGGAGAGGGCTGGGGCCACAAAGCTGGGAAAAAGGGCTCAGAAACTCCCACCAGGATCTTTCTCAATTCCAGGACGTAGTGATTCCAGCaccaggcaagagaaagagagaccaggCAGAGGAGGAGCCCAAGGGAATACCAAGCCGCAGCCTCCGACGGACTAAACCTAACCAAGAATCGCCCGTCCCCAAA GTGCTCTTCACAGGAGTGGTGGATGCTCGAGGAGAGCGGGCAGTGCTGGCACTGGGGGGAAGTCTGGCCAGCTCAGTGGCAGAGGCTTCCCACCTGGTCACTGATCGAATCCGCCGGACAGTCAAGTTCCTGTGTGCCCTGGGGCGGGGGATCCCCATCCTCTCGCTGGACTGGCTGCATCAG TCCCACAAGGCTGGTTGCTTCTTGCCCCCGGATGAATATGTGGTGATCGATCCTGAACAGGAGAAGAACTTTGGCTTCAGCCTTCGAGATGCTCTGAGCCGGGCTCGGGAACGAAGGCTGCTGGAG GGCTACGAGATTCATGTGACCCCTGGAGTccagccacccccacctcagATGGGAGAGATCATCAGCTGCTGTGGAGGCACTGTCCTCCCCAACATGCCCCGGTCCTATAAG CCTCAGAGAGCTGTGATCACATGCCCCCAGGACTTCCCTCGATGCTCCATTCCATTGCGGGTTGGGCTGCCCCTCCTCTCACCTGAGTTCCTGCTGACAGGTGTGCTGAAGCAGGAAGCCAAGCCCGAGGCCTTTGTCCTCTCTACTTTGGAAATGTCATCCACCTGA